The following proteins are co-located in the Labrys monachus genome:
- a CDS encoding helix-turn-helix transcriptional regulator: MREPDRIIRLKTVLARTGLSRSTLYRKIAEGTFPAQLRISTNGSGWHESDVDRWIADPVKWRPGSEGGERR, encoded by the coding sequence ATGCGAGAACCAGACCGTATCATCCGTCTCAAAACCGTCCTCGCCAGGACCGGTCTGTCCCGATCCACGCTCTACCGCAAGATCGCCGAGGGCACGTTCCCGGCCCAGCTCAGGATCAGCACCAACGGCTCCGGCTGGCACGAATCCGACGTCGACCGATGGATCGCCGATCCCGTGAAATGGCGGCCGGGGAGCGAAGGCGGCGAGAGGCGGTGA
- a CDS encoding NAD-dependent epimerase/dehydratase family protein: protein MRIVLTGSSGRVGRAIFRALAEQHKVVGVDRSPFSTTHVVGDFASEALLYSALKGVDAVIHTAALHAPHVGIIPDEEFQRINVEGTRLVVKVAIAAGVKRLIFTSTTALYGRAVSPGSCTWIDENTTPLPKSIYHRTKLEAERLLEGMACSELAVRVLRMSRSFPEPGDVMATYRLHRGVDVRDVADAHLAALTNGGPHFRRYIISAATPFAMQDCPTLASDAESLVRLRAPALAAEFDRRGWSLPSSIDRVYDSAQAERALGWHPRFGFSEVLAQMDRRSLEVLPCGSVINRKAE from the coding sequence ATGCGCATAGTGCTTACGGGTAGTTCCGGACGGGTCGGTCGGGCCATTTTCAGGGCCTTGGCGGAGCAACACAAGGTCGTTGGGGTCGATCGCTCTCCCTTTTCCACCACCCATGTCGTCGGAGACTTCGCCAGCGAAGCGCTACTATACTCCGCTTTGAAGGGCGTGGATGCCGTTATCCATACGGCTGCGCTCCATGCTCCGCATGTCGGTATTATTCCAGATGAGGAGTTTCAGCGCATCAACGTGGAGGGAACCCGACTTGTCGTAAAGGTGGCGATTGCCGCTGGCGTGAAACGGCTGATCTTCACCAGCACGACAGCCTTATATGGGCGTGCTGTTTCTCCCGGCTCATGCACATGGATAGACGAGAATACGACCCCTCTACCGAAGAGCATCTATCATCGGACGAAACTCGAAGCCGAGCGCCTTCTGGAAGGCATGGCCTGTTCTGAATTGGCCGTGCGGGTTTTGCGCATGTCCCGCAGCTTTCCGGAGCCGGGCGATGTGATGGCTACCTATCGGCTACATCGTGGGGTTGATGTTCGGGACGTGGCCGATGCCCACTTGGCCGCGCTGACGAACGGCGGGCCGCACTTCCGGCGCTATATCATCTCGGCCGCCACCCCTTTCGCAATGCAGGATTGCCCGACTTTGGCCTCGGACGCGGAATCCCTTGTCAGGCTGCGTGCACCAGCTCTTGCCGCCGAGTTCGACCGGAGAGGGTGGAGCCTCCCAAGCTCCATCGACCGCGTATATGATTCCGCTCAGGCCGAGCGTGCGCTTGGATGGCACCCCCGCTTTGGCTTTAGCGAGGTGCTGGCGCAAATGGACCGACGTAGTCTGGAAGTCTTGCCCTGCGGCTCGGTTATTAACAGGAAAGCGGAGTAG
- a CDS encoding GNAT family N-acetyltransferase — translation MTYCIVSTHDHSELVPVTGRWRWQGFFKERGIALQDVLRYERERASSREHLPRTFVLLEEREPVGMVTLAENDLEIRPNLNPWLADLYVAEPFRGRGHGLRLVQGLEAKAREKGIDRLWLFTTGAAKLYAKAGWIAVETVTRQGDAMTIMNREF, via the coding sequence TTGACTTACTGCATCGTATCGACGCACGACCATTCCGAGCTTGTGCCTGTGACCGGGCGCTGGCGTTGGCAAGGCTTTTTCAAGGAGCGGGGCATCGCTTTGCAGGACGTGCTCCGATATGAGCGTGAGCGCGCGTCCAGTCGTGAGCACCTTCCACGCACCTTTGTTCTATTGGAGGAACGCGAACCCGTCGGAATGGTGACTCTGGCGGAGAACGATCTGGAGATCAGACCCAACCTCAATCCCTGGCTGGCCGATTTGTATGTTGCCGAGCCGTTCCGGGGACGCGGACACGGTTTGCGCCTTGTGCAGGGACTGGAAGCCAAGGCAAGAGAAAAGGGGATCGACCGACTATGGCTTTTCACGACCGGCGCGGCCAAGCTCTATGCGAAGGCGGGTTGGATTGCGGTCGAAACGGTCACGAGACAAGGTGATGCGATGACGATCATGAACCGCGAGTTCTAA
- a CDS encoding type II toxin-antitoxin system RelE/ParE family toxin: MQWPVEYTDEFGAWWDGLAESEQISIDAHVRKLEQRGPNLPFPYSSGISGSRHAHMRELRVQSGGKPMRVFYAFDPRRSAILLIGGDKTGDKRFYETMIPVADALYDEHLAELEKEKDDGR; encoded by the coding sequence ATGCAATGGCCGGTCGAATATACGGACGAGTTCGGCGCTTGGTGGGACGGCCTCGCCGAGTCCGAGCAGATCAGCATCGACGCCCACGTCCGCAAGCTGGAACAGCGCGGCCCCAATCTGCCGTTTCCCTATTCGAGCGGCATCAGCGGTTCGCGCCACGCCCATATGCGGGAACTGCGCGTGCAGAGTGGAGGCAAGCCCATGCGGGTGTTCTATGCCTTCGATCCGCGCCGCTCGGCCATCCTGCTGATCGGGGGCGACAAGACCGGCGACAAGCGTTTCTACGAAACGATGATCCCGGTGGCCGATGCTCTCTATGACGAGCATCTGGCCGAACTGGAAAAGGAAAAGGACGATGGCCGGTAG
- a CDS encoding XRE family transcriptional regulator — translation MAGRRTFAELRARMTPAAQAAAEAEAVRLGAEMDLGEMRRAMKLSQEEIGQTLQINQGSVAKIEKRADMYVSTLRRFIEAMGGELEIVARFPDHAVKIKNFSDLSEKPQG, via the coding sequence ATGGCCGGTAGGAGAACCTTCGCGGAGCTTCGCGCCCGCATGACACCGGCGGCGCAGGCGGCGGCCGAAGCGGAGGCCGTGCGCCTCGGCGCGGAAATGGACCTCGGCGAGATGCGGCGAGCCATGAAGCTGTCGCAGGAGGAAATCGGCCAGACACTCCAGATCAATCAGGGCTCGGTCGCCAAGATCGAGAAGCGCGCGGACATGTATGTCAGCACCCTGCGCCGCTTCATCGAAGCGATGGGCGGGGAGTTGGAAATCGTCGCCCGCTTCCCCGACCACGCCGTCAAGATCAAGAACTTCTCCGATCTGTCGGAGAAACCGCAGGGTTGA
- a CDS encoding recombinase family protein: MTRHLAPRVALYARYSSDNQSEASIEDQFRICREHARRERWEIVGSYEDAAISGASTVLRSGIQRLIRDAQRGEFKIVLAEALDRISRDQADVATLYKHLKFAGITIVTMAEGEISELHVGLKGTMNALFLKDLAMKTHRGLRGRVEKGKAGGGLCYGYKVVKRFDAAGEPIRGDREIIPQEADTIRRIFRDFASGKSPKAIAVDLNREGVPGPLGRAWGDTSIRGHVTRGTGIVNNELYAGVLVWNRQRFVKDPSTGKRVSRPNPESAWIRTEVPHLRIVDDALWSAARARQKQISALFGPNPANTLEGRMKRLHLANRPVSLLSGLLTCGCCGGKFGIITPNRYGCLNHHRRGTCDNNHTITRDKIEARVLAGLKEKLVSSEAVAAAVRAYAEEMNRLNHDRRAQAEVDRRALVKIDKAIAGIMAAIEDGLYQPSMKARMEDLERQKAEIGERLSQAPVDIPDVHPNIANAYRLRIDRFTEALDDPDGGRQAAEALRSLIGEIVLTPGEKRGEVHAELRGELFGILDFIKDEQNQSTTAFMPAVAACPRNQRFQQSPRPYETGRGLFALQSTQRTRRSSKRAVNRVLPAVPDAGDIASMSTAIGQEVSTSGMVDTPEAGRSDSRRRRPYAYDRAPPISVALRARPAARMCSTVAASNGAVLPGTLSPSDGGGLGNRRLRVASPCDRLSQGLDPHRPYDLCRQAASEGRRRHG; encoded by the coding sequence ATGACCCGCCATCTTGCCCCCCGCGTCGCGCTCTATGCCCGCTATTCCTCCGACAATCAGAGCGAGGCGTCGATCGAAGACCAGTTCCGGATCTGCCGCGAGCACGCGCGCCGGGAACGCTGGGAGATCGTCGGGTCTTATGAGGATGCGGCGATCTCGGGCGCGAGCACGGTGTTGCGCTCGGGCATCCAGCGCCTCATCCGTGACGCCCAGCGCGGTGAATTCAAGATCGTGCTGGCCGAGGCGCTCGACCGCATCAGCCGCGATCAGGCCGACGTGGCGACGCTCTACAAGCATCTGAAGTTCGCCGGTATCACCATCGTCACCATGGCCGAAGGAGAAATCTCCGAACTGCATGTCGGCCTGAAGGGCACGATGAACGCGCTGTTCCTCAAAGACCTCGCGATGAAGACCCATCGCGGCCTGCGCGGTCGCGTCGAGAAGGGCAAGGCCGGCGGCGGCCTCTGCTACGGCTACAAGGTGGTGAAGCGGTTCGACGCGGCGGGCGAGCCGATCCGGGGCGACCGGGAAATCATCCCGCAAGAGGCCGACACCATCCGCCGTATCTTCCGGGACTTCGCCAGCGGCAAGAGCCCGAAGGCGATTGCGGTCGATCTCAATCGCGAGGGCGTTCCCGGTCCGCTCGGCCGCGCCTGGGGCGACACCAGCATTCGCGGTCACGTCACGCGCGGCACCGGCATCGTCAACAACGAACTCTATGCCGGTGTGCTGGTGTGGAACCGCCAGCGTTTCGTCAAGGACCCGTCGACCGGCAAGCGCGTCTCGCGTCCCAACCCGGAAAGCGCCTGGATCAGGACGGAAGTGCCGCATCTCAGGATCGTCGATGATGCGCTCTGGAGCGCCGCCCGGGCGCGGCAGAAGCAGATCTCCGCGCTGTTCGGCCCCAACCCGGCCAATACGCTGGAAGGGCGGATGAAGCGGCTGCATCTGGCGAACCGGCCGGTCTCCCTTCTTTCCGGGCTGCTCACCTGCGGCTGTTGTGGCGGCAAGTTCGGCATCATCACGCCGAACCGCTATGGCTGTCTCAACCATCATCGGCGCGGCACCTGCGACAACAACCACACCATCACCCGCGACAAGATCGAGGCGCGTGTGCTCGCCGGTCTCAAGGAGAAGCTGGTGTCGTCGGAGGCCGTCGCGGCGGCGGTTCGCGCCTATGCCGAAGAGATGAACCGGCTGAACCACGACCGCCGGGCGCAGGCCGAGGTCGATCGCCGAGCGCTCGTCAAGATCGACAAGGCGATAGCCGGGATCATGGCGGCGATCGAGGACGGCCTCTATCAGCCGTCGATGAAGGCGCGGATGGAAGACCTCGAACGGCAGAAGGCGGAGATCGGCGAACGCCTGTCGCAGGCTCCGGTCGACATTCCCGACGTTCACCCCAACATCGCCAACGCCTACCGGCTGCGCATCGATCGCTTCACCGAAGCGCTCGACGACCCGGACGGCGGTCGGCAGGCGGCGGAAGCGCTGCGCTCGCTGATCGGGGAGATCGTGCTCACCCCCGGCGAGAAGCGCGGCGAAGTCCATGCCGAGCTACGCGGCGAGCTGTTCGGGATTCTCGATTTCATCAAAGACGAGCAAAATCAAAGCACTACCGCTTTTATGCCAGCGGTCGCAGCGTGCCCCCGCAACCAACGATTCCAACAAAGCCCTCGTCCGTATGAAACCGGACGAGGGCTTTTTGCGCTCCAATCAACGCAACGCACCAGGCGCAGTAGTAAGCGTGCCGTGAACCGCGTCTTGCCGGCGGTCCCGGATGCAGGCGATATCGCGAGTATGAGCACAGCGATCGGACAGGAAGTGTCCACTTCAGGGATGGTGGACACCCCTGAAGCGGGACGAAGCGATAGTCGGCGTCGGCGGCCGTACGCTTACGATCGCGCGCCGCCGATCAGTGTGGCGCTGCGCGCCCGTCCCGCGGCGCGAATGTGCTCGACCGTAGCGGCTTCGAACGGCGCCGTCCTGCCAGGGACGTTGTCTCCTTCTGATGGCGGCGGTCTTGGCAATCGTCGTCTTCGTGTCGCCAGCCCATGCGATAGACTGTCGCAAGGCCTCGACCCCCATCGACCATATGATCTGTGCCGACAAGCGGCTTCAGAAGGCCGACGCCGCCATGGGTGA
- a CDS encoding lysozyme inhibitor LprI family protein, with translation MICADKRLQKADAAMGEAYATILKATVDAEIRSALVASQKRWLSRRDEQLGQVNENDASGEDSRGILLQAMQDRTRDLARRSDTDPKLPRLVAIMLEQQKFAAQFTGGAFAGFDTSCDFLPGGGRYSYGCFAIQHYQNRDRVCTLDQDWASGSVYEKHAVAEVVDGRLKTIATCSIGGDDDNPCPGAEAQSGQSASWNIHPKVSSGAGNPPAHPLPRLDADVNAETDAPWLHACLTDSAYPLADPASGGSGAP, from the coding sequence ATGATCTGTGCCGACAAGCGGCTTCAGAAGGCCGACGCCGCCATGGGTGAAGCGTATGCGACCATCCTGAAGGCCACGGTGGACGCGGAGATCCGCAGCGCGCTCGTTGCCAGCCAGAAACGATGGCTGTCTCGCCGGGACGAACAGCTCGGTCAAGTGAACGAGAACGACGCCTCCGGCGAGGACTCCCGCGGAATCCTGCTGCAGGCCATGCAGGACCGCACCAGGGATCTGGCCCGCCGCTCCGATACCGATCCGAAGCTGCCGCGCCTGGTCGCGATCATGCTCGAGCAACAGAAATTCGCGGCACAGTTCACAGGCGGCGCTTTCGCCGGCTTCGACACCTCCTGCGACTTTCTGCCCGGAGGCGGCCGCTACAGTTACGGATGCTTCGCCATTCAGCACTATCAGAACCGCGATCGGGTCTGCACGCTGGATCAGGATTGGGCGAGCGGCAGCGTCTATGAGAAGCATGCGGTCGCTGAAGTCGTCGACGGCCGGTTGAAAACGATCGCGACCTGTTCGATCGGGGGGGACGACGACAATCCCTGTCCGGGCGCCGAGGCCCAATCGGGCCAGAGCGCGAGCTGGAATATTCATCCCAAAGTCTCGTCCGGGGCGGGCAATCCGCCCGCTCATCCTCTTCCCCGGCTGGATGCCGACGTGAACGCCGAAACCGATGCGCCGTGGCTGCACGCCTGCCTGACGGACAGTGCTTATCCGCTGGCCGATCCGGCCAGCGGCGGCTCAGGGGCGCCGTAA
- a CDS encoding GNAT family N-acetyltransferase, whose amino-acid sequence MHLLVNETRSYHWHRDGYTISTDRSRLDMDMITRFLAEEAYWSPGIQPELVVKAINGSIPFGLYDDRGDQAGFARVVTDGSLFAYLRDVFVLKDHRGKGLGRWLAEAAVEHPDLSTVKGWMLATDDAHAVYAKVGFQPLKRPDWYMQIVR is encoded by the coding sequence ATGCACCTGCTGGTGAACGAAACGCGCTCCTATCATTGGCACAGGGACGGCTACACGATCAGCACCGATCGGAGCCGCCTCGACATGGACATGATCACGCGTTTCCTCGCCGAGGAGGCCTATTGGTCCCCGGGAATCCAGCCGGAACTGGTCGTGAAGGCGATCAACGGCTCCATACCCTTCGGACTCTACGACGATCGGGGCGACCAGGCGGGGTTCGCCCGCGTCGTCACGGACGGCTCTCTCTTCGCCTATCTGCGGGATGTCTTCGTCCTCAAGGATCATCGCGGCAAGGGCCTCGGACGATGGCTTGCGGAGGCTGCCGTGGAGCACCCCGACCTCAGCACGGTCAAGGGGTGGATGCTCGCCACGGACGACGCGCATGCCGTGTATGCAAAAGTGGGGTTTCAGCCGCTGAAACGGCCCGATTGGTACATGCAGATCGTGCGCTGA
- the arsH gene encoding arsenical resistance protein ArsH gives MKTVDLPNVEAGALAIPTLGDLQPPRFSTHPPRILLLYGSLRERSYSRLLTLEAERLLRHFGAETRVFHADGLPLPDAAAADHPKVRELRELSLWSEGQVWCSPERHGAMSAVMKAQIDWIPLAIGAIRPTQGRTLAVMQVSGGSQSFNAVNQLRILGRWMRMITIPNQSSVAKAFEQFEPDGRMKPSSSYDRVVDVMEELVKFTLLTRDVSACLTDRYSERKEAAAKLEARVRLASI, from the coding sequence ATGAAGACCGTCGACCTGCCGAATGTCGAGGCCGGGGCCCTCGCTATTCCAACCCTCGGGGATCTGCAGCCGCCGCGTTTCTCCACGCATCCGCCGCGCATTCTCCTGCTCTACGGCTCGCTGCGCGAACGCTCCTACAGCCGCCTGCTGACCTTGGAGGCCGAGCGCCTGTTGCGCCATTTCGGTGCCGAAACCCGGGTATTCCACGCCGACGGCCTGCCACTCCCGGATGCGGCGGCGGCCGATCATCCCAAGGTCCGCGAACTGCGCGAGCTGTCGCTCTGGTCCGAGGGCCAGGTCTGGTGCAGTCCCGAGCGTCATGGCGCGATGAGCGCCGTCATGAAGGCGCAGATCGACTGGATTCCCCTCGCCATCGGGGCGATCCGCCCGACGCAGGGCCGCACCCTCGCGGTCATGCAGGTCAGCGGCGGATCCCAGTCGTTCAATGCCGTCAACCAGCTGCGCATTCTCGGCCGCTGGATGCGGATGATCACCATCCCCAATCAGTCTTCCGTCGCCAAGGCCTTCGAGCAGTTCGAGCCGGACGGCCGGATGAAGCCGTCTTCCTCTTACGACCGTGTCGTCGACGTCATGGAGGAGCTGGTGAAGTTCACGCTGCTGACGCGGGACGTCTCCGCCTGCCTGACGGACCGCTACAGCGAGCGCAAGGAAGCAGCCGCGAAGCTGGAGGCACGGGTCAGGCTCGCCTCGATCTGA
- the arsB gene encoding ACR3 family arsenite efflux transporter, whose translation MSRFERYLTVWVALCIVAGVALGHALPGLFQAIGSLELAKVNLPVAVLIWLMIIPMLMKIDFAALKTVGRHWRGIGVTLFINWAVKPFSMAALGWLFVGYLFRPYLPAGQIDSYIAGLILLAAAPCTAMVFVWSNLTRGEPHFTLSQVALNDAIMIVAFAPIVGLLLGLSAITVPWDTLTLSVILYIVVPVIIAQLIRRQVLVSGGEAALAGLLARIGPVSLLALLATLVLLFGFQGEQIIAQPVVIALLAVPILIQVYFNAGLAYVLNRLAGEEHCVAGPSALIGASNFFELAVAAAISLFGFHSGAALATVVGVLIEVPVMLTVVWIVNGSRGWYDRGARRSAPSGARP comes from the coding sequence ATGTCCCGCTTCGAACGCTACCTGACCGTCTGGGTCGCCTTGTGCATCGTCGCAGGCGTCGCCCTCGGCCACGCCCTGCCCGGCCTGTTCCAGGCGATCGGCTCACTCGAGCTCGCCAAGGTCAACCTGCCTGTTGCCGTGCTGATCTGGCTCATGATCATTCCCATGCTCATGAAGATCGACTTCGCCGCGCTGAAGACCGTGGGCCGGCACTGGCGCGGCATCGGCGTGACGCTGTTCATCAACTGGGCCGTCAAGCCGTTCTCGATGGCGGCGCTCGGCTGGCTTTTCGTCGGCTACCTCTTCCGCCCCTATCTGCCGGCGGGACAGATCGATTCCTACATCGCCGGCCTCATCCTCCTGGCGGCGGCGCCCTGCACCGCCATGGTGTTCGTCTGGTCGAACCTGACGCGCGGCGAGCCGCATTTCACGCTCAGCCAGGTGGCGCTCAACGACGCCATCATGATCGTCGCCTTCGCGCCGATCGTCGGCCTGCTGCTCGGCCTGTCGGCGATCACCGTGCCTTGGGATACGCTGACGCTCTCGGTCATCCTCTATATCGTCGTGCCCGTGATCATCGCGCAGCTCATCCGGCGCCAGGTCCTCGTTTCCGGCGGCGAGGCCGCCCTCGCCGGCTTGCTGGCGCGGATCGGGCCGGTTTCGCTGCTGGCGCTGCTCGCGACCCTCGTCCTGCTGTTCGGTTTCCAGGGCGAGCAGATCATCGCCCAGCCGGTGGTGATCGCGCTGCTCGCGGTGCCGATCCTCATCCAGGTCTATTTCAACGCCGGCCTCGCCTATGTCCTCAACCGGCTCGCCGGCGAGGAACATTGCGTGGCCGGCCCCTCGGCCCTCATCGGCGCCAGCAACTTCTTCGAGCTCGCCGTCGCCGCGGCGATCAGCCTGTTCGGCTTTCATTCCGGCGCGGCGCTGGCGACGGTCGTCGGCGTGCTGATCGAGGTTCCGGTGATGCTGACGGTGGTGTGGATCGTCAATGGCAGCCGCGGCTGGTACGATCGCGGCGCCCGCCGGTCGGCGCCGTCGGGAGCCCGGCCATGA
- the arsC gene encoding arsenate reductase (glutaredoxin) (This arsenate reductase requires both glutathione and glutaredoxin to convert arsenate to arsenite, after which the efflux transporter formed by ArsA and ArsB can extrude the arsenite from the cell, providing resistance.) yields the protein MDVIIYHNPDCGTSRNTLALIRNAGVEPHVIEYLKTPPARALLRQLIERMGIPVRALLREKGTPFAELGLSDPALSDDALLDAMMAHPILINRPIVVSPKGVRLCRPSEQVLDLLPPQRGAFVKEDGERVVDEHGRRIGAA from the coding sequence ATGGACGTCATCATCTACCACAACCCCGATTGCGGCACCTCGCGCAACACGCTGGCGCTGATCCGCAATGCCGGCGTCGAGCCGCATGTCATCGAATATCTCAAGACGCCGCCGGCCCGCGCCCTCCTGCGTCAATTGATCGAGCGCATGGGCATTCCCGTGCGCGCCTTGCTGCGCGAAAAGGGAACGCCCTTCGCCGAGCTCGGCCTGTCCGATCCGGCGCTGAGCGACGACGCGCTTCTCGATGCGATGATGGCCCATCCGATCCTGATCAACCGTCCCATCGTGGTCTCGCCGAAGGGCGTGCGGCTGTGCCGGCCTTCCGAACAGGTTCTCGACCTGCTGCCGCCGCAGCGCGGCGCCTTCGTCAAGGAAGACGGCGAGCGCGTCGTCGACGAGCACGGCCGCCGCATCGGCGCGGCATAG